The sequence ATTTCGGTTTCACCGCGCTTGATGGGCTGGTCCAGCGTGATGATTTCTTCGTTGGGGTTTTTGCTGGTCTGTTCAGCCTGTGCTGTGGCTTCCGGTTTGTCGGCTTTGCTCACGGGTGGTTCTCCTTTACTTGGTATGCCGGCGGGCGCTGATCAGGCTGGCCCGCCGGGCTTTGGGGGTTATGGGGTTACAGGCCGATGGCGCGGCGCTGCTCGGCGAGCATGTCCACGCCGTCAACGTTTTCGATCATGTTGAGGATGTCGATTTCGACCAAGACTTCGCCGTCTACGGTCAGCTTGTAGTAGCTGCAGGTGGTGGTGATGCTGTGCTCGGTGTCTTCACCGGGCGAGGCGTCGCCGAATTCGATCTCTTCATGCCGGCCACGGACGACGACTTCAACGGCGCTGACTTCGCCGGTGTCGTCACGCTGCACCGCGCCGGCAAAGCGCAGTTGCACGGCATCGGCCCGGGTGGCGCCCCACTGGCGCAGGGCGATCAGATCCCAACCGCCAAGGGTCCACTCGAACTGGATGCCGTCGTCGGACAGGCCCTGGTCGGTCTTGACCGGGCCGTTCATGCCAGCACCCCGGTAGCCTTCCATCTTGCGGCTGAGCGGGGGCAGGGTGGCGGACTTGGCTACGCCCTGGTAGCTGTTGCCGTCGTTGAAAATGTTCAGGTTCTTGAGCTTGCGCGGCATGGCCATGGCGGTGCTCTCCTTTAGGCGTTGATGCGGCTGGCGAAGTCGGCCAGGTAGCGGTCAGTGATGCGTTGACGCAGCGCGAGATTTTCCAGCGGCGGCACCGGTGTGTAGTCGTAGTCGATGTAGAGCTTGCCGTCCTTGAGGGTGGTGGGCTCGTTGGCGGCTTCGTCGTACCAGGCTGAGCCGTCGATGATGTAGCCCTGGTTCTTCAGCTCGCGGAACTTGGCGTTGATGCCTTCGAGGATGTCGCGCACCAGGCTGGGGTGCATGGGTTTGTCTACGGCCCACAGGTGGGCTTCGGCCATGGTGTCGGCCAGCACCTGGGCGGTGCGGGTGTAGTTCTCGAAGGCGAACAGCGGGTCATCGGAACAGGTGCGTGAGCCCCAGAAGCGGAAGCCGCCTTCGCGGATCAGGGTGGTGACCTCGTTGCTGTTGAGGTAGCCGGCGTCTGTGGCTGGGTTTTGCAGATCCCAGAACACGCCCTTGCTGATGCCGGTGACGCCGTTGACCGGGATGTTCGACAGGGTTTTGTGCCAGCCGACTTGCTGGTCGATCTTGGCGCGCAGGCCGAGGGCACGGGCGACGGCTGAGGCTTGTACGTCCTGGTTCTGGCTGGTGCTCCAGTTGAGGAAGTCGGGCCAGATGAGCATGAGTTCGCGGGCGCCGAAGTTTTCACGGTAGGCGACGGCTTCTTCCTTGGTGGCACAGTCCCAGGCGCTGGCGTAGGCAAAGGCGCGCAGTTGCTGGGCGATGGCGACCAGCTCGGTGGCAACTGGCAGGGAGTCGAGGCCTGGCACGCCGAGGATGCGCGGGGTGACGCCGAGGCTGGCTTTGGCGGTGAGCAGGGCCTTGAGGCCGGTGTATTGGCCTTCTGGGCTGACGCCGCCGACGATGTTGGAGGTGGTTTCGGCGTCGTCTGCGCCGGCTTCAACGCGCACTACGGCGGTCAGCGGGCTGGCGTTGTCTGCGATGGCGTCCAGGCTGGCGGCCAGGGTGCCGTTGTCGCCGGCTTTGCCGGAGGCGGACAGTACGTCGGTGAGCAGCACCGGCTTGTTGAGCGGGAAGACAGTGGCGTCAGCGTCAGACGAGGTGCAGACCATGCCAACCACGGCGGTGGAAATGGTGCGAATTGGCCGCACACCTTCGTTGATTTCGATGACGCGCACGCCGTGATGGTAATCAGACATGGGCTTGGCTCCGGTCAGGTTCAGTGATCGTGAGCCTTGAGGGTGCCGCGCGCGTGGGGCTTGGGGAACCTGACGCCGGTGTAGCGGGGGGCGCTACACCGGCGGGGTGGTTGGTTAAGAGTTTGAGGCGTTACCCACGCCGGCGATGGCGGCATTGATCGCGGCAATGGCTTGTTCAGCCGCTGCCTGGGCCTGTTCTGGTTGCTCTGCTGCCATCAATTCCCTGACCTGTTCCTTGGCGGCCAGGCGGGTTTCACGGATGAAATACAGCGCTTCGGTCCAGGCTGCAGCCTCGGCCAGGATCTCGTCAGCGGCCTGTTGTGCTGTGCGGCCGTTGATTGCCCAGGCCGCCACGGCGCGGGGCACGTCGCCCTGGTAGTTGGCAGCAGCGAAGGCCTGGGCTTCTTCCCGTGCGGCTTTGTATTCCTCAGCGCGCAGCGGGGCGCCTACGACCAGGGCGCGGGCGGTGTCGGCGGTGTGGTCGATCTGGTTGCAAAGATCCTCGACACTCATAGGCGCTACCGTTGGCGGACTGAACTCGTCGTTTACATAGGTCCAGCCCGGTTCGATATCACTGCTGCAAGCAATCCACACTAAAGACGGATGGAAGCGGCCGGTCGGGTTGATTGCCGTGATTTCGGCCACGGTGCCGTTATCGATTCTTGCCCACATAGTTGTCACCACTCCACCACAACAATGCCACGAAAACCGTTGCCGCCATTGGCTTCAAGAATACCGCCGCCACCGCCCGCACCATGAGTTACGCCAGATCTTCCTGCGGTAGATGAGGATTCCGAGAGCGCTCCTCGACCGCTACCACCCAGGCCACCGGTAAATGCTCCAGATGTTCCAGAGCTGCTTTGTCCACCGGGCCCGCCCGCTAAATTCAAATTTCCACCATTTCCAACTCCCGGATCTCCGCCGCTAAGTACGCCACCACCTGACCCACCTGTAGCAGAAATGTATGAGCCAAAAGAGCTTGTCCCACCTGGTGTGCCAAGTCCTGTCGAATCTGCCCTACCTGCCCCGCCGGAACCAACTGTAACGCTTACTGATACGACACTAGACAGATTGACAATGCCGGAGCTTCTACCGCCACCGCCTCCTCCTCCTCCTGCAAAACTGTTGTTTCTTCCGCCTCCACCTCCAGCGCCGATAACTGTCACGCGCGCATAGCGGCGACCGCTTCGCAATACTGCAGGCACAGAAAAAGTGTGATTACCTGCTGTATCGAAAACGGCCACTCCCCCAGTTATCGACG is a genomic window of Halopseudomonas phragmitis containing:
- a CDS encoding phage major tail tube protein; translation: MAMPRKLKNLNIFNDGNSYQGVAKSATLPPLSRKMEGYRGAGMNGPVKTDQGLSDDGIQFEWTLGGWDLIALRQWGATRADAVQLRFAGAVQRDDTGEVSAVEVVVRGRHEEIEFGDASPGEDTEHSITTTCSYYKLTVDGEVLVEIDILNMIENVDGVDMLAEQRRAIGL
- a CDS encoding phage tail sheath protein, which translates into the protein MSDYHHGVRVIEINEGVRPIRTISTAVVGMVCTSSDADATVFPLNKPVLLTDVLSASGKAGDNGTLAASLDAIADNASPLTAVVRVEAGADDAETTSNIVGGVSPEGQYTGLKALLTAKASLGVTPRILGVPGLDSLPVATELVAIAQQLRAFAYASAWDCATKEEAVAYRENFGARELMLIWPDFLNWSTSQNQDVQASAVARALGLRAKIDQQVGWHKTLSNIPVNGVTGISKGVFWDLQNPATDAGYLNSNEVTTLIREGGFRFWGSRTCSDDPLFAFENYTRTAQVLADTMAEAHLWAVDKPMHPSLVRDILEGINAKFRELKNQGYIIDGSAWYDEAANEPTTLKDGKLYIDYDYTPVPPLENLALRQRITDRYLADFASRINA